The Nocardia arthritidis genome has a window encoding:
- a CDS encoding alpha/beta hydrolase family esterase, producing MRSLTELVDRRGAITHDGRRRDYRLVHAADPKPGAALVLVLHGTGETGDSIREFSNRAFETLAATGAAVIAYPGAVRREWNGARKAVMFWRGAKSVDDVGFLRALINELATSGLIDSRRVFVIGYSLGGQMTIRLLHDAPELLAGAALIACNQPAPDNLAASTKPPVPLPLLIFHGTADPVSPYSGGTVSLYGLFPKGGHLATAETAAYFAARNGIDTGPSFHWLPGGRVCRTEYRATGRPPVTLYSIFGGGHHIPGVSTTGTWLRGPVAPEPDTVTVFAEYFGLTI from the coding sequence GTGCGATCCCTCACCGAGCTCGTCGACAGGCGCGGCGCCATCACACACGATGGTCGCCGCCGCGATTACCGGCTGGTGCACGCCGCCGACCCGAAACCCGGCGCCGCACTGGTGCTGGTGCTGCACGGCACCGGCGAAACCGGCGATTCCATCAGGGAATTCAGCAACCGGGCCTTCGAGACGTTGGCCGCCACCGGCGCGGCCGTCATCGCGTACCCGGGTGCGGTGCGGCGCGAATGGAACGGCGCGCGCAAGGCCGTGATGTTCTGGCGCGGCGCGAAATCCGTCGACGACGTCGGTTTTCTGCGCGCGCTGATCAATGAGCTCGCGACATCCGGCCTGATCGATTCGCGGCGGGTTTTCGTGATCGGCTATTCGCTGGGCGGGCAGATGACGATCCGTCTGCTGCACGACGCGCCCGAACTCCTGGCGGGTGCGGCCTTGATCGCCTGCAACCAACCGGCGCCGGACAACCTCGCGGCCTCGACCAAGCCGCCGGTCCCATTGCCGCTCTTGATATTCCACGGCACCGCCGATCCGGTGTCACCGTATTCCGGTGGCACGGTGAGCCTTTACGGTCTGTTCCCGAAAGGCGGGCACCTGGCCACCGCGGAAACCGCGGCATATTTCGCCGCGCGCAACGGGATCGACACCGGGCCGTCCTTCCACTGGCTGCCGGGCGGACGGGTGTGCCGAACCGAATACCGGGCCACCGGCCGACCTCCGGTCACGCTGTACTCGATATTCGGTGGCGGACATCACATTCCAGGCGTATCGACGACGGGCACGTGGCTGCGCGGGCCGGTCGCGCCCGAACCGGATACGGTGACCGTCTTCGCGGAGTACTTCGGCCTCACGATCTGA
- a CDS encoding molybdopterin-dependent oxidoreductase translates to MSESAQRASHTPPPTTSTRHRPLTSSARGPQVASRVGIALGAAVLICFGTGLLSHWIQHPPSWFQWPAHPVWLYRVTQGTHVITGVAAIPLLLVKLWAVYPRLFNRPVFGSPLRMLERGSIALLVGSTIFQLGTGLINIAQYYPWKFFFTTTHYAMAYVAVGALAVHLAVKLPVVRTALRDKDSSEQTDEIGPRDGVSRRAVLTAASVSAGAAAVAVAGQTVPFLRWAAVLAPRSGQGPQGVPVNRSALAAGVDELARDPEYRLTVTVGGLRRRFSRAELLALPQTSAQLPIACVEGWSAGAHWSGVRLSELLAAVGTYRGGDIRFDSLERGGLYATSVLPHHHATDPDTLIALSLNGAPLDIDHGYPCRLIAPNRPGVLQTKWLSGIEVLS, encoded by the coding sequence ATGAGCGAGTCGGCCCAACGCGCATCCCACACGCCGCCACCGACCACGAGCACGAGACACCGGCCACTCACTTCGTCGGCGCGCGGCCCGCAGGTGGCCAGCCGGGTCGGAATCGCCCTCGGCGCGGCCGTTCTCATATGTTTCGGCACCGGGCTGCTGAGCCATTGGATTCAGCATCCACCGTCCTGGTTCCAGTGGCCCGCACATCCGGTGTGGCTGTATCGGGTCACTCAGGGCACGCACGTCATCACCGGAGTCGCGGCGATTCCGCTACTCCTGGTGAAGCTTTGGGCGGTGTATCCGAGGCTGTTCAACCGCCCGGTATTCGGCTCGCCGTTGCGGATGCTGGAGCGCGGATCCATTGCGCTGCTGGTGGGTTCGACGATATTTCAGCTCGGCACCGGGTTGATCAATATCGCGCAGTACTACCCCTGGAAGTTCTTCTTCACCACCACGCATTACGCCATGGCCTATGTCGCGGTCGGCGCGCTCGCGGTACATCTGGCAGTGAAGCTGCCGGTGGTGCGAACGGCGTTGCGGGACAAGGATTCCAGCGAGCAAACGGATGAAATCGGCCCGCGAGACGGTGTTTCTCGCCGGGCCGTGCTGACCGCGGCCTCGGTCTCGGCGGGCGCCGCCGCGGTGGCCGTCGCCGGGCAGACCGTACCGTTCCTGCGCTGGGCCGCGGTGCTGGCGCCGCGCAGCGGTCAAGGGCCACAGGGCGTTCCGGTGAATCGCAGCGCGCTCGCCGCGGGCGTCGACGAGCTCGCCCGCGATCCGGAATACCGGCTGACCGTCACGGTCGGCGGGCTGCGCCGCCGGTTCAGCCGGGCCGAATTGCTCGCGCTGCCACAGACTTCGGCGCAGTTGCCGATCGCCTGCGTCGAGGGCTGGTCCGCCGGGGCGCACTGGTCGGGGGTGCGGCTGTCCGAACTGCTCGCGGCGGTGGGCACATACCGCGGCGGCGATATTCGCTTCGATTCGCTGGAACGCGGCGGTCTCTATGCCACCTCGGTGCTGCCGCACCACCACGCGACCGATCCGGACACCTTGATCGCGCTGTCGCTCAACGGTGCACCGCTCGATATCGACCACGGCTACCCGTGCCGCCTGATCGCGCCGAATCGTCCCGGCGTGCTACAGACCAAATGGCTTTCCGGAATCGAGGTGCTGTCGTGA
- a CDS encoding class I SAM-dependent methyltransferase, producing MKEHSPDLFDWALTGTACWARTGDGRRHRLPTGRWLGLAEVDPAADHALTARCDGPTLDLGCGPGRLVAALLRRGVIALGVDISPMAVAITRFRGAPALRRDLFGPLPGSGRWAYAILADGNVGIGGDPVRLLTRVRELLAPNGIAIVECARPGSGIVSRPIRLESRGRVGEWFPWAQVAVDRIGAIADPAGFRVLETAAVSGRHIAWLGRASEPIIDTPPSDGAGAA from the coding sequence ATGAAGGAGCATTCGCCCGATCTATTCGACTGGGCGCTGACCGGAACGGCCTGCTGGGCGCGCACCGGCGACGGACGACGGCACCGGCTGCCGACCGGGCGCTGGCTGGGCCTGGCCGAGGTGGATCCGGCCGCCGACCACGCGCTCACGGCGCGTTGCGATGGGCCGACGCTCGATCTCGGCTGCGGGCCGGGGCGGCTCGTCGCGGCGCTGCTGCGGCGCGGCGTGATCGCGCTCGGCGTCGATATTTCGCCGATGGCGGTGGCGATCACCAGATTTCGCGGCGCGCCCGCGCTGCGGCGCGACCTGTTCGGTCCGCTGCCCGGCAGCGGACGGTGGGCGTACGCGATACTCGCCGACGGCAATGTCGGAATCGGCGGCGATCCGGTGCGGCTATTGACCAGAGTTCGAGAATTGTTGGCCCCCAACGGTATCGCCATCGTCGAATGTGCCCGCCCCGGATCCGGTATCGTATCGCGACCCATTCGGCTGGAGTCGCGCGGGCGAGTCGGCGAATGGTTCCCGTGGGCTCAGGTCGCCGTCGACCGGATCGGTGCGATCGCGGATCCCGCCGGGTTCCGGGTGCTGGAGACCGCCGCGGTGAGCGGACGGCATATCGCATGGTTGGGTCGAGCTTCCGAACCGATCATCGACACGCCGCCGAGCGACGGAGCGGGGGCGGCATGA
- a CDS encoding TIGR04282 family arsenosugar biosynthesis glycosyltransferase translates to MSETVAATLLVIAKAPVAGFAKTRLTPPLTPAEAATVAAASLLDTLDTVRRSGIRHRVVAFTGDIAAAESGAELSRMLGEFEIVPQRGSTFGERLANAHADAARWGAPVLQIGMDTPQLAPATLTAAARLLTGTGDAVLGPAADGGWWALGLPSPQPARALVTVPMSTDRTGALTRKAVRDRGLRVRNLPLYRDVDTFDDALLVAAETRGRFTDVLTELSDRRMALR, encoded by the coding sequence ATGAGTGAAACCGTCGCCGCGACCCTACTGGTGATCGCCAAGGCGCCCGTCGCCGGATTCGCGAAAACCCGTCTCACTCCGCCGCTCACCCCGGCCGAGGCGGCGACGGTGGCGGCGGCTTCGCTGCTCGACACCCTGGATACGGTGCGGCGCAGTGGGATTCGGCACCGCGTCGTCGCGTTCACCGGCGATATCGCCGCGGCCGAGAGCGGTGCCGAATTATCACGGATGCTCGGCGAATTCGAGATCGTTCCGCAGCGCGGGAGCACCTTCGGCGAGCGGCTGGCCAACGCGCACGCCGACGCGGCCCGCTGGGGTGCACCCGTATTGCAGATCGGCATGGACACACCGCAACTCGCCCCGGCCACCCTGACCGCGGCGGCCCGTCTGCTGACCGGAACGGGCGACGCCGTGCTCGGGCCCGCCGCCGACGGCGGCTGGTGGGCGCTGGGCCTGCCGTCGCCGCAGCCCGCGCGGGCGCTCGTCACGGTGCCGATGTCCACCGACCGCACCGGTGCGCTGACACGTAAGGCGGTGCGCGACCGCGGATTACGCGTACGGAATCTGCCGCTGTATCGCGATGTCGACACCTTCGACGATGCCCTGCTCGTCGCCGCAGAGACCCGGGGGCGGTTCACGGACGTGCTCACCGAGTTGTCCGACCGGCGAATGGCCTTGCGATGA
- a CDS encoding glycosyltransferase family 2 protein: MTETVNQPSSVTVVIPCRDEAEALPNVLSAIPPGYRALVVDNGSTDDTAAVARRAGARVVGEPRPGYGSAVQAGIAAADTELIAVLDGDGSMDPAELPTLVALVRGGADLAVGRRRAVGRGAWPWHARLGNRLIAGRLRREFGVPVHDIAAMRVARRDALLALGPLHARYGYPLALLIAAARAKWQVVERDISYRPRAGGVSKVSGSLRGSLRAVRDFWSVLGAGHE, from the coding sequence GTGACCGAAACCGTGAACCAACCGAGCAGTGTGACGGTCGTTATCCCGTGCCGCGACGAAGCTGAGGCGTTGCCGAACGTCCTCTCCGCAATTCCGCCCGGCTATCGCGCACTGGTTGTCGACAACGGGTCCACCGACGACACCGCGGCCGTCGCCCGGCGCGCGGGCGCCCGTGTCGTCGGCGAACCGCGGCCCGGCTACGGGTCGGCCGTGCAGGCGGGTATCGCCGCCGCCGATACCGAGCTGATCGCCGTACTGGACGGCGACGGATCCATGGACCCCGCCGAATTGCCAACGCTCGTCGCGCTCGTGCGCGGCGGTGCCGATCTCGCGGTCGGCAGGCGGCGGGCCGTCGGCCGGGGCGCCTGGCCATGGCACGCGCGGCTGGGCAATCGATTGATCGCGGGCAGGCTGCGCCGCGAATTCGGTGTGCCCGTGCACGATATCGCCGCCATGCGGGTGGCGCGGCGGGATGCGCTGCTCGCGCTCGGCCCGCTGCATGCGCGCTACGGCTATCCGCTGGCCCTGCTCATCGCCGCGGCCCGGGCGAAATGGCAAGTGGTGGAACGAGATATCAGCTACCGACCGCGAGCGGGCGGCGTGTCGAAGGTGTCCGGATCGCTGCGCGGGTCGCTGCGTGCGGTCCGGGACTTCTGGTCGGTGCTGGGGGCCGGGCATGAGTGA